The Euleptes europaea isolate rEulEur1 chromosome 19, rEulEur1.hap1, whole genome shotgun sequence genome includes a window with the following:
- the LOC130491787 gene encoding serine/arginine repetitive matrix protein 2-like, translating into MVRTEQTGGRTWTAISHLHLRRRLGPPEGAGAPLKGAAALCCLPPGGGKGRGRRRGGELGSNVQIMGSNERGSAGRMGQPASQVPQSHPSQRGYDRSSSPQRSSEPPKSNPPASGTHHHRMSIQPTSFPRVSEVTRTASPPRGNDSAQRRSSVRGNDVRSASPMRGNEVSHSTSSRRGSELSEGASSQRQASDLSQNPPPHRRSEAARRDSSPRGASLPPDASVRRGSDFPQASSQRPPGNLSRNPSPPRGSDVPSSASPRRESDPFRQGSGLSHGTRESDGPQRGRLTDQYPSTPGILDYRSGRYSIQPGQFSMTTSRMLLAMQQGLNSQREEVCQKYRTGSEMAPRLGKSQMEKKIMLSSSPQCDAPQPSAKHFTRPIVNPKDESTQTTPLRKEFLQVPKISAQPGTEAIQRDLPQPTKKLIRKHVPNPKDECTQTEPVYRLSLAKSEPPQAEVRTTGKVPLQSEAKGPAKTSYLPATTIKVSSQPNTKLSYRPVFHPESESEYRCPLHEEMEAAFKSSLSPGAALPHRGSLSTDNESRRSSLQTGPPLNQRGSLQKENWSAYKPAFHPEGESEYRCPLHLEMEVTHPHTFPSGSEMPRRRSLPRETKTAPGISPGPRQENFGKPCPYSKNTSTQTERSSSISPGMESKAVVRRSLCPDTDASLRAPPHTGMALLPDTLPPRSLAKFGPESPWWALLQADARSPAPEGRSEKITGPLVLEWISEQNTSPPASGWMWPKPFSPLAPEWMRSESSSLPPPDIMSHRSSNPPIPVMMRLASTSPPQSPEETEGRPGSPAESEMASDSSWIDLPAACKDLPNLAAPPEQPPTAAEPRQGGQWLECAGPSHEAEEPWRRKSVPRFSAFFVDVSDEMYTNVLWWLKGRGRGRGLPTPHFAHAPPGQARRPGGSVPGCGAGGGSSAPPSADHMSALPARPPVRPPARSLGRLSYSGAGLAGAERAEEPRRAAADGKGPAGRDALARSAGDASAGGRGPWGETLRLRGAARPRPGLACGSRRGGRGSSAAAPPSLGSGSVPGPVLRCGRKKARLQSKRP; encoded by the exons AATGTTCAGATCATGGGCTCCAATGAGAGGGGCTCCGCAGGTAGGATGGGCCAACCAGCAAGCCAGGTGCCCCAGAGCCATCCGTCCCAGCGAGGCTACGATAGAAGCTCGTCGCCCCAGAGAAGCAGCGAACCTCCAAAAAGCAACCCGCCTGCCTCTGGAACTCATCACCACCGGATGAGCATACAGCCCACCTCATTCCCAAGAGTAAGCGAGGTCACGAGAACCGCCTCACCCCCGAGAGGAAACGACAGTGCCCAAAGACGCTCCTCCGTGAGAGGAAACGATGTCCGAAGTGCCTCACCCATGAGAGGGAACGAGGTCAGCCACAGCACCTCATCCCGAAGAGGAAGTGAGCTCTCTGAAGGTGCTTCTTCCCAGAGGCAAGCCAGCGATCTTTCCCAGAATCCCCCTCCTCACAGAAGAAGTGAGGCTGCCCGAAGAGATTCTTCTCCGCGAGGAGCCAGCCTCCCTCCGGACGCCTCTGTGAGAAGAGGGAGCGACTTTCCACAGGCGTCGTCCCAAAGGCCGCCGGGCAACCTTTCCCGGAACCCGTCTCCACCGAGAGGAAGCGATGTCCCTTCAAGCGCTTCACCCCGCCGAGAAAGTGACCCCTTCAGGCAAGGGAGTGGACTCTCCCACGGCACTCGAGAAAGTGACGGTCCCCAACGAGGACGGCTAACAGACCAATACCCCTCAACGCCGGGGATTCTGGACTACCGGAGTGGAAGATATTCCATCCAGCCAGGGCAGTTTTCGATGACCACCAGCCGGATGTTGTTGGCCATGCAGCAAGGCCTCAATTCACAGAGGGAGGAAGTGTGCCAGAAATACCGGACAGGATCAGAAATGGCACCGAGACTGGGGAAatcccaaatggagaaaaaaataatgttgtcCTCCTCGCCACAGTGTGATGCCCCTCAGCCGTCCGCAAAACACTTCACGAGACCCATCGTCAACCCAAAGGATGAATCGACCCAAACGACCCCTCTGAGGAAGgagttcttgcaggtccccaaGATTTCTGCTCAGCCAGGGACTGAAGCGATACAGCGCGATTTACCTCAGCCGACTAAAAAACTCATCCGCAAGCATGTCCCTAATCCAAAAGATGAGTGTACTCAAACGGAGCCTGTCTATAGACTGAGCTTGGCAAAAAGCGAACCCCCTCAGGCAGAGGTGCGAACAACTGGCAAGGTACCCCTGCAGTCAGAAGCCAAGGGACCTGCTAAGACTTCCTACCTGCCTGCAACCACCATCAAGGTTTCTTCTCAGCCAAACACCAAACTGAGCTACAGACCCGTTTTTCACCCAGAGAGCGAGTCCGAATACAGGTGCCCACTCCACGAGGAGATGGAAGCGGCCTTTAAGAGTTCCCTTTCTCCAGGAGCCGcgctacctcacagggggtctctGTCTACTGATAATGAGTCGAGGAGGAGTTCCCTCCAGACAGGGCCTCCTCTTAACCAGAGGGGTTCACTTCAGAAAGAGAACTGGTCAGCCTACAAACCTGCTTTTCATCCAGAAGGTGAATCCGAGTACAGATGCCCTCTCCATCTAGAGATGGAGGTCACCCACCCGCACACCTTCCCTTCGGGGTCTGAAATGCCACGCAGACGCTCGCTCCCCAGGGAAACCAAAACTGCTCCTGGGATTTCGCCTGGGCCGAGGCAGGAAAACTTCGGCAAACCGTGCCCTTACTCCAAGAACACGTCGACTCAAACGGAGCGGTCCTCCTCTATTTCACCTGGCATGGAAAGCAAGGCAGTTGTCAGGCGCTCTCTTTGTCCTGATACAGATGCGAGCCTCAGGGCCCCACCGCACACGGGGATGGCCTTGCTTCCTGATACCCTGCCTCCCAGGTCATTAGCTAAGTTTGGCCCAGAGTCACCTTGGTGGGCCTTGCTGCAGGCAGACGCTCGTTCTCCAGCTCCAGAAGGGAGGAGCGAAAAGATCACCGGCCCGTTGGTTCTAGAATGGATAAGTGAGCAAAACACCAGCCCGCCAGCCTCAGGGTGGATGTGGCCAAAGCCCTTCAGCCCACTAGCTCCAGAATGGATGCGCAGCGAATCGAGCAGCCTGCCGCCTCCGGACATCATGAGCCACAGGTCCAGCAACCCCCCAATTCCAGTCATGATGAGGCTCGCGTCGACCAGCCCGCCGCAGTCTCCGGAAGAGACGGAAGGAAGGCCGGGTTCTCCTGCAGAGTCGGAGATGGCCTCGGATTCTTCATGGATCGACCTTCCTGCTGCCTGTAAAGATTTGCCAAATTTGGCGGCGCCTCCGGAACAGCCGCCCACAGCAGCAGAGCCAAGGCAGGGGGGCCAGTGGCTGGAATGCGCCGGCCCCTCCCATGAAGCGGAAGAACCGTGGCGAAGGAAGTCGGTTCCGAGGTTTAGTGCTTTTTTCGTGG ATGTCTCCGACGAGATGTACACGAACGTTCTCTGGTGGCTTAAAG GGAG gggCCGGGGCCGCGGATTGCCCACTCCGCACTTTGCACATGCCCCGCCGGGCCAGGCGCGCCGCCCAGGCGGCTCCGTCCCGGGCTGCGGTGCCGGCGGCGGCTCCTCCGCCCCACCTTCCGCTGATCACATGAGcgccctgcctgcccgcccgcccgtccgcccgcccgcccgcagcCTCGGCCGGCTGTCCTATTCCGGCGCCGGCCTGGCAGGGGCCGAGCGAGCGGAGGAGCCTCGCCGAGCCGCGGCCGATGGTaaggggccggccggccgggatGCCCTGGCGCGCTCCGCGGGGGATGCTTCGGCGGGCGGGCGGGGTCCTTGGGGGGAGACGCTCCGGCTGCGGGGAGCGGCCAGGCCTCGGCCCGGCTTGGCCTGCGGGAGCCGGCGGGGTGGGAGAGGGTCCAGCGCGGCAGCCCCTCCCTCTTTAGGAAGCGGCTCCGTCCCCGGACCGGTTTTGCGCTGCGGACGAAAAAAGGCGCGATTGCAATCAAAGAgaccctga